One region of Streptomyces capillispiralis genomic DNA includes:
- the secD gene encoding protein translocase subunit SecD, with protein MKRPARVRALFALAVIAVSVFVAVTVPVRLGLDLRGGTQIVLETRSTETVEADREATDRTLEVLRGRIDALGVAEPTIVRSGDHRIIVELPGVQDPRKAADVLGRTAQLSVHPVLGPAAAGEKGERVLPDEAGERLRLGGASLTGQDVKGADALFDQQGGAGWHVTVDFEDGRGWARLTGEAACHPAGDPQRRVAIVLDDKIISSPQVDPSVACGAGITGGSTQITGSFTAEEAKELALLVHGGALPVPVETVEQRTVGATLGAEAIEASAWAAVVGTVLTAVFVIVVYRLMGVLATLALLCYGVISYAGLAALGATLTLPGLAGFVLAIGMAVDANVLVFERAREEYGARNRPSGRSALTAGFKGAFSAIADSNVTTLIAAVLLFLLASGPVKGFGVTLGIGVLASMVSALVITRVLAEFAVARRWVHRRPRVTGLASVGRVRSYLTRRDPQLMRHPRRWLAVSAAVLVVAGAGIVMRGLDFGVEFTGGRLIEYSTSTAVDPDRARAALADAGFPQAVVQSSGENRLTVRTEELTDAQAVEVADAVAEAGGGAEKVRDELIGPSLGDELRRNALIALGLALGAQLLYLAVRFRWMFGAGAVGALAHDVIILTGVFAWLGKPVDGVFLAALLTVIGYSVNDSVVVFDRIRELWRKDGRAPLAGVANRAILQTVPRTVNTGIGVFFILAALALLGGDSLTDFALALLIGVAVGTYSSVLTAAPLAVELGARAGGGRRGRNSGGTGSGRPRTAARQHTPAPDTATRGR; from the coding sequence GTGAAACGTCCCGCCCGCGTCAGGGCGTTGTTCGCGTTGGCCGTGATCGCCGTGTCCGTGTTCGTCGCCGTCACCGTCCCGGTCCGTCTGGGCCTGGATCTGCGGGGCGGCACCCAGATCGTGCTGGAGACCCGTTCCACCGAGACCGTGGAGGCCGACCGCGAGGCCACCGACCGCACCCTGGAGGTGCTGCGCGGCCGGATCGACGCGCTCGGCGTCGCCGAACCCACCATCGTCCGCTCCGGTGACCACCGGATCATCGTCGAGCTGCCCGGTGTGCAGGACCCGAGGAAGGCCGCCGACGTCCTCGGCCGCACTGCGCAGCTCTCCGTCCACCCCGTGCTCGGCCCCGCCGCGGCCGGGGAGAAGGGCGAGCGCGTCCTGCCCGACGAGGCGGGCGAACGGCTCCGGCTGGGCGGCGCCTCGCTCACCGGGCAGGACGTCAAGGGCGCCGACGCCCTCTTCGACCAGCAGGGCGGCGCCGGCTGGCACGTCACCGTGGACTTCGAGGACGGCCGGGGCTGGGCGCGGCTGACCGGTGAGGCGGCCTGTCACCCGGCCGGTGATCCGCAGCGCCGGGTCGCCATCGTGCTGGATGACAAGATCATCTCCTCGCCGCAGGTCGACCCGTCGGTGGCCTGTGGCGCGGGCATCACCGGCGGGTCCACGCAGATCACCGGTTCGTTCACCGCCGAGGAGGCCAAGGAGCTGGCGCTGCTCGTCCACGGCGGGGCGCTCCCGGTGCCGGTGGAGACGGTGGAGCAGCGGACCGTGGGGGCGACGCTGGGCGCCGAGGCGATCGAGGCCAGCGCCTGGGCGGCGGTCGTCGGCACCGTGCTGACCGCCGTGTTCGTCATCGTCGTCTACCGCCTCATGGGCGTCCTGGCCACCCTGGCCCTGCTCTGCTACGGCGTCATCTCCTACGCCGGTCTGGCGGCCCTCGGCGCCACGCTGACCCTGCCCGGTCTCGCCGGTTTCGTCCTGGCCATCGGCATGGCGGTGGACGCCAACGTGCTGGTGTTCGAGCGGGCCCGGGAGGAGTACGGCGCCCGCAACCGGCCCAGCGGCCGCTCGGCGCTGACCGCCGGGTTCAAGGGCGCCTTCAGCGCCATCGCGGACTCCAACGTCACCACGCTGATCGCGGCGGTGCTGCTGTTCCTGCTGGCCTCCGGCCCGGTGAAGGGCTTCGGTGTCACGCTGGGCATCGGTGTCCTGGCGTCCATGGTCAGCGCCCTGGTGATCACCCGGGTGCTCGCCGAGTTCGCCGTCGCCCGTCGCTGGGTGCACCGGCGGCCCCGGGTCACCGGTCTGGCGTCCGTCGGCCGGGTCCGGTCCTACCTGACCCGCCGCGACCCTCAGCTGATGCGGCACCCGCGCCGCTGGCTGGCGGTGTCGGCCGCCGTGCTGGTCGTCGCCGGCGCGGGCATCGTGATGCGCGGACTGGACTTCGGTGTGGAGTTCACCGGCGGCCGGCTGATCGAGTACTCCACCTCCACCGCCGTCGACCCGGACCGCGCCCGGGCGGCGCTGGCCGACGCCGGTTTCCCGCAGGCCGTGGTGCAGTCGTCCGGCGAGAACCGGCTGACGGTGCGGACCGAGGAGCTGACCGACGCGCAGGCGGTGGAGGTCGCCGACGCCGTCGCCGAGGCCGGCGGCGGGGCGGAGAAGGTCCGGGACGAGCTGATCGGCCCGAGCCTCGGGGACGAGCTGCGCCGCAACGCGCTGATCGCGCTCGGTCTGGCCCTCGGCGCCCAGCTGCTGTACCTGGCCGTCCGGTTCCGCTGGATGTTCGGGGCCGGGGCGGTGGGCGCGCTGGCCCACGACGTGATCATCCTGACCGGTGTCTTCGCCTGGCTGGGCAAGCCCGTCGACGGTGTGTTCCTGGCCGCGCTGCTCACCGTGATCGGCTACTCGGTGAACGACTCCGTGGTGGTCTTCGACCGGATCCGGGAGCTGTGGCGCAAGGACGGCAGGGCACCCCTGGCCGGGGTCGCCAACCGGGCGATCCTCCAGACGGTGCCCCGTACGGTCAACACCGGCATCGGCGTGTTCTTCATCCTGGCCGCGCTGGCGCTGCTGGGCGGCGACTCGCTCACGGACTTCGCGCTCGCGCTGCTGATCGGCGTCGCCGTGGGCACGTACTCGTCGGTCCTGACCGCCGCCCCGCTCGCCGTCGAACTCGGGGCGCGCGCCGGCGGCGGACGGCGTGGCCGGAACTCCGGCGGTACCGGCTCCGGCCGTCCGCGGACCGCCGCCCGGCAGCACACACCCGCGCCCGACACCGCCACCCGGGGCCGGTGA
- a CDS encoding ABC transporter ATP-binding protein encodes METTAWTQLRGVMTAEDERRPVSRATLRRIGAFARPHRRRMTLFVLLGTATAALAVATPVLAGRVVDTIVSGGDEAVVVRLALLIALIAVVEAALGVLGRRLSAALGEELILDLRTAVFDHVQRMPVAFFTRTRTGALVSRLNNDVIGAQRAFSNTLSTVVGNLVTLVLTLAVMLTLSWRITVLALVLLPVFVIPARRMGRRMAAMQREAATLNAAMGTRMTERFSAPGATLVKLFGRPEEESREFAVRARRVRDIGVRTATAQTVFITALTLVSALALALVYGLGGRLALRGALEPGAVVALALLLTRLYAPLTSLAGARVEVMSALVSFERVFEVLDLEPLIEEKPGAREVPDGPVSVEFDDVRFGYPSADKVSLASLEEVAALDTRGGEEVLHGISFRAEPGQTVALVGSSGAGKSTVAQLLPRLYDVDSGAVRVGGVDVRDLTAASLRATLGMVTQDGHLFHDTVRANLLLARPDAGEDDLWDALRRARLDTLVRSLPDGLDTVVGERGYRLSGGERQRMTIARLLLARQRVVILDEATAHLDNTSEAAVQEALTEALEGRTAVVIAHRLSTVRTADLILVVEAGRIVERGTHEELLAADGRYAELHRTQFRGAAAPGQDTPAAA; translated from the coding sequence ATGGAGACCACAGCCTGGACACAACTGCGCGGCGTCATGACCGCCGAGGACGAGCGCCGCCCCGTCAGCCGGGCGACGCTGCGCCGCATCGGCGCCTTCGCCCGCCCGCACCGCCGCCGCATGACCCTGTTCGTGCTCCTCGGCACGGCGACCGCGGCGCTCGCCGTCGCCACCCCCGTACTCGCCGGGCGCGTCGTGGACACGATCGTGTCCGGCGGCGACGAGGCCGTCGTCGTCCGCCTGGCCCTGCTCATCGCCCTGATCGCCGTCGTGGAGGCGGCACTCGGCGTACTCGGCCGGAGACTGTCCGCGGCACTCGGCGAGGAACTCATCCTCGACCTGCGGACGGCGGTGTTCGACCACGTGCAGCGGATGCCGGTCGCGTTCTTCACCCGTACCCGTACGGGCGCGCTCGTCTCCCGTCTCAACAACGACGTCATCGGCGCCCAGCGGGCGTTCAGCAACACCCTGTCGACCGTGGTCGGCAACCTGGTCACCCTGGTGCTCACGCTCGCCGTGATGCTCACCCTGTCCTGGCGGATCACCGTGCTCGCGCTGGTGCTGCTGCCGGTGTTCGTGATCCCGGCCCGCCGCATGGGCCGCCGCATGGCCGCCATGCAGCGCGAGGCCGCCACCCTCAACGCGGCCATGGGCACCCGGATGACGGAGCGCTTCTCCGCCCCCGGCGCCACCCTGGTGAAACTGTTCGGGCGCCCGGAGGAGGAGTCGCGGGAGTTCGCGGTGCGGGCCCGCCGGGTGCGGGACATCGGCGTGCGCACGGCCACGGCGCAGACGGTGTTCATCACCGCGCTGACCCTCGTCTCGGCCCTCGCCCTGGCCCTGGTCTACGGGCTCGGCGGCCGGCTCGCCCTGCGCGGCGCCCTCGAACCGGGCGCCGTGGTGGCGCTGGCGCTGCTGCTGACCCGGCTCTACGCGCCGCTCACCTCGCTCGCCGGGGCGCGGGTGGAGGTGATGAGCGCGCTGGTCAGCTTCGAGCGGGTCTTCGAGGTGCTGGACCTCGAACCCCTCATCGAGGAGAAGCCCGGCGCGCGCGAGGTGCCCGACGGGCCGGTCTCCGTCGAGTTCGACGACGTCCGCTTCGGCTACCCGTCCGCCGACAAGGTCTCCCTCGCCTCCCTGGAGGAGGTCGCCGCCCTGGACACACGCGGCGGCGAGGAGGTCCTGCACGGCATCTCCTTCCGCGCCGAACCGGGGCAGACCGTCGCCCTCGTCGGCTCCTCGGGGGCGGGCAAGTCGACCGTCGCGCAGCTGCTGCCACGGCTCTACGACGTCGACTCCGGCGCGGTACGCGTGGGCGGCGTCGACGTCCGCGACCTGACCGCGGCCTCACTGCGCGCCACCCTCGGCATGGTCACCCAGGACGGGCACCTCTTCCACGACACGGTCCGCGCCAACCTGCTGCTCGCCCGCCCGGACGCGGGCGAGGACGACCTGTGGGACGCCCTGCGCCGGGCCCGCCTCGACACCCTCGTACGGTCCCTGCCCGACGGCCTGGACACGGTGGTCGGCGAACGCGGCTACCGGCTCTCCGGCGGGGAACGCCAGCGCATGACCATCGCCCGGCTGCTGCTCGCCCGCCAGCGCGTGGTCATCCTCGACGAGGCCACCGCCCACCTGGACAACACCTCCGAGGCCGCCGTCCAGGAGGCGCTCACGGAGGCGCTGGAGGGCAGGACGGCGGTCGTGATCGCACACCGCCTGTCGACGGTCCGCACCGCCGACCTCATCCTCGTCGTCGAGGCGGGCAGGATCGTGGAACGCGGCACCCACGAGGAACTGCTGGCGGCGGACGGCCGCTACGCGGAACTGCACCGCACGCAGTTCCGCGGAGCGGCCGCACCCGGCCAGGACACCCCGGCCGCCGCGTAG
- a CDS encoding lysylphosphatidylglycerol synthase transmembrane domain-containing protein, giving the protein MLPLLLVTVVAVRHRSVLAEGFAQVGTARWPWLLAAAGATCLTWVAAACTRQGAVPERLPAGRLLVTQFAAGAANHLLPTGLGASAVNLRFMTVCGLTPARSSAALALYLLAESVGRVGLLAALLLAFPGALRFGSLLPEGWAGPLLLAAGAVLVAAVGVLVAVRRLRRAVRSFLRTALGEARSVHALPSRALALWGGALAFPALQAASLVLVGVAFGLSVPPAHMALAYLAATVAVALVPTPGGLGSVEAALVVALVAVGGAAAVATAVVLVFRIITVWLPLLPGALTLGALVRLKVI; this is encoded by the coding sequence GTGCTGCCGCTGCTGCTGGTGACGGTGGTCGCGGTGCGGCACCGGTCGGTGCTGGCCGAGGGTTTCGCCCAGGTGGGCACCGCCCGGTGGCCCTGGCTGCTGGCCGCGGCCGGCGCGACCTGTCTGACCTGGGTGGCGGCGGCGTGCACCCGGCAGGGCGCGGTCCCCGAGCGGCTGCCGGCCGGGCGGCTGCTGGTCACCCAGTTCGCGGCGGGCGCGGCGAACCACCTGCTGCCGACGGGGCTGGGCGCGAGCGCGGTCAACCTGCGGTTCATGACGGTGTGCGGGCTGACTCCGGCCCGCTCCTCGGCGGCCCTGGCCCTGTACCTGCTGGCGGAGTCGGTCGGGCGGGTGGGTCTGCTGGCCGCCCTGCTGCTCGCGTTCCCCGGCGCGCTGCGCTTCGGTTCGCTGCTGCCCGAGGGGTGGGCCGGACCGCTGCTGCTGGCGGCCGGTGCGGTGCTGGTCGCCGCGGTGGGCGTGCTCGTGGCCGTACGGCGGCTGCGGCGGGCGGTGCGGTCGTTCCTGCGGACGGCGCTGGGCGAGGCGCGGTCGGTGCACGCGCTGCCGTCGCGGGCGCTGGCGTTGTGGGGCGGGGCGCTGGCCTTCCCGGCGCTGCAGGCGGCGTCGCTGGTGCTGGTGGGGGTGGCGTTCGGGCTGTCGGTGCCGCCCGCCCACATGGCGCTGGCCTATCTGGCGGCGACGGTCGCGGTGGCGCTGGTGCCCACTCCGGGCGGGCTGGGCTCGGTGGAGGCGGCGCTGGTGGTGGCGCTGGTCGCGGTGGGCGGGGCCGCTGCGGTGGCCACCGCGGTGGTGCTGGTGTTCCGGATCATCACGGTGTGGCTGCCGCTGCTGCCGGGCGCGCTGACGCTCGGTGCGCTGGTGCGGCTGAAGGTGATCTGA
- a CDS encoding mechanosensitive ion channel family protein, translating to MTRALTMDDLVVAGIALAAGLLAAFLLRMLLRWLGRHADRTRWRGDDVAVDALRMVVPWAAVAAGAASAAAALPLTRTVQHNVNQTLTLLVIFAATVAAARVVAGLVRSVTQSRSGVAGSATIFMNITRILVLAIGFLVGLQTLGISIAPLLTALGVGGLAVALALQDTLANLFAGIHILASKTVQPGDYIRLSSGEEGYVEDINWRQTTVRELSNNLVVIPNGQLAKTNMTNFMRPEQQMTILVQAGVSYDSDLEQVERVTMEVVAEVMTGITGAVPEHEPAVRFHTFGDSRIGFTVILGVGEFSDQYRIKHEFIKRLHRRYREEGIRIPSPARTVALQQGTVVFPQQRDAGSAPDDMTTGRPV from the coding sequence GTGACCCGCGCGCTCACGATGGACGATCTGGTGGTGGCCGGCATCGCCCTCGCCGCGGGCCTGCTCGCGGCGTTCCTGTTGCGGATGCTGCTGCGCTGGCTGGGCCGGCACGCGGACCGCACCCGCTGGCGCGGTGACGACGTGGCCGTGGACGCGCTGCGCATGGTCGTGCCGTGGGCCGCGGTCGCGGCGGGCGCGGCCTCCGCGGCGGCGGCGCTGCCGCTGACCCGGACCGTGCAGCACAACGTGAACCAGACGCTGACCCTGCTGGTCATCTTCGCCGCGACGGTCGCGGCGGCCCGGGTGGTGGCGGGGCTGGTGCGCTCGGTCACCCAGTCCCGCTCCGGTGTCGCCGGGTCGGCCACGATCTTCATGAACATCACCCGGATCCTGGTCCTGGCGATCGGTTTCCTGGTGGGGCTCCAGACGCTGGGGATCTCCATCGCCCCGCTGCTCACCGCCCTGGGCGTCGGCGGTCTGGCGGTCGCGCTGGCGCTTCAGGACACGCTCGCCAACCTGTTCGCGGGCATCCACATCCTCGCCTCCAAGACCGTGCAGCCGGGTGACTACATCCGGCTGAGCAGCGGCGAGGAGGGCTACGTCGAGGACATCAACTGGCGTCAGACGACCGTCCGCGAGCTGTCCAACAACCTGGTGGTCATCCCGAACGGGCAGCTCGCCAAGACCAACATGACCAACTTCATGCGGCCCGAGCAGCAAATGACCATCCTGGTCCAGGCCGGGGTGTCGTACGACAGCGACCTGGAGCAGGTGGAGCGGGTCACCATGGAGGTCGTCGCCGAGGTGATGACCGGGATCACGGGAGCGGTGCCGGAGCACGAGCCGGCGGTGCGCTTCCACACCTTCGGCGACTCCCGGATCGGCTTCACCGTCATCCTGGGCGTGGGCGAGTTCAGCGACCAGTACCGGATCAAGCACGAGTTCATCAAGCGCCTGCACCGCCGTTACCGCGAGGAGGGCATCCGCATCCCGTCGCCCGCGCGGACGGTCGCGCTCCAGCAGGGCACGGTGGTGTTCCCGCAGCAGCGCGACGCCGGGTCGGCGCCGGACGACATGACCACCGGCCGGCCGGTCTGA
- a CDS encoding NADP-dependent isocitrate dehydrogenase — MTDSTIIYTHTDEAPALATYSFLPVVRAYASQAGVAVETRDISLAGRIIALFPEYLAEDQRIPDALAELGDLAKTPAANIIKLPNISASIPQLKAAVAELQGQGYALPDYPDDPKTDEERDIRARYDKVKGSAVNPVLREGNSDRRAPASVKNYAKTHPHRMGAWTAESRTNVATMGENDFRSTEKSVVVAGDGALRIELVGDDGTTTVLRESVPVQKDEVVDASVMRVAALREFLTAQVARAKQEGVLFSVHLKATMMKVSDPIVFGHVVRAFFPKTFARYGEQLAAAGLTPNDGLGGIYKGLESLPEGAEIKASFDAELAEGPALAMVDSDKGITNLHVPSDVIVDASMPAMIRTSGHMWGPDGQEADTLAVLPDSSYAGVYQAVIDDCRANGAYDPSTMGSVPNVGLMAQKAEEYGSHDKTFEIPTTGTVRLVDQDGNVVLEQTVSAGDIFRACQTKDAPIRDWVKLAVTRARATGDPAVFWLDEDRAHDANLIAKVKQYLTEHDTEGLDIRILNPVEATKLSVERIRRGENTISVTGNVLRDYLTDLFPILELGTSAKMLSVVPLMAGGGLFETGAGGSAPKHVQQLVKENYLRWDSLGEFFALVPSLEQYAATTGNTRAKVLADALDRATATFLNEDKSPTRRVGGIDNRGSHFYLSLYWAQELARQTEDADLAKAFGPLAETLAANEQKIVDELNAVQGKPAEIGGYYQPDPAKAAEVMRPSATWNEALASLS; from the coding sequence GTGACTGACTCGACCATCATCTATACGCACACTGACGAGGCCCCGGCCCTGGCGACGTATTCCTTCCTGCCGGTGGTCCGGGCGTACGCCTCGCAGGCGGGTGTCGCCGTGGAGACGCGTGACATCTCGCTGGCCGGGCGCATCATCGCCCTGTTCCCGGAGTACCTGGCCGAGGACCAGCGCATCCCGGACGCCCTCGCCGAGCTGGGTGACCTGGCCAAGACGCCCGCCGCCAACATCATCAAGCTGCCGAACATCTCGGCGTCCATCCCGCAGCTCAAGGCCGCGGTCGCCGAGCTCCAGGGCCAGGGCTACGCGCTGCCGGACTACCCGGACGACCCGAAGACCGACGAGGAGCGCGACATCCGCGCCCGCTACGACAAGGTCAAGGGCTCGGCCGTCAACCCGGTGCTGCGTGAGGGCAACTCCGACCGCCGCGCCCCCGCCTCGGTGAAGAACTACGCCAAGACCCACCCGCACCGCATGGGCGCCTGGACCGCCGAGTCCAGGACCAACGTGGCGACCATGGGGGAGAACGACTTCCGCTCCACCGAGAAGTCGGTCGTCGTCGCCGGGGACGGCGCGCTGCGCATCGAGCTGGTCGGCGACGACGGCACGACCACCGTGCTGCGCGAGTCCGTGCCGGTCCAGAAGGACGAGGTCGTCGACGCCTCCGTGATGCGGGTCGCCGCGCTGCGCGAGTTCCTGACCGCGCAGGTCGCCCGCGCCAAGCAGGAGGGCGTGCTGTTCTCCGTGCACCTGAAGGCCACGATGATGAAGGTCTCCGACCCGATCGTCTTCGGCCACGTGGTGCGCGCCTTCTTCCCGAAGACGTTCGCGCGGTACGGCGAGCAGCTCGCCGCCGCCGGCCTGACCCCGAACGACGGCCTGGGCGGCATCTACAAGGGCCTGGAGTCCCTGCCGGAGGGCGCCGAGATCAAGGCGTCCTTCGACGCCGAGCTCGCCGAGGGCCCGGCGCTGGCCATGGTCGACTCCGACAAGGGCATCACCAACCTGCACGTCCCCTCGGACGTCATCGTCGACGCCTCCATGCCGGCCATGATCCGCACCTCCGGCCACATGTGGGGCCCGGACGGCCAGGAGGCCGACACCCTCGCGGTGCTCCCGGACTCCAGCTACGCCGGCGTCTACCAGGCCGTGATCGACGACTGCCGCGCCAACGGCGCCTACGACCCGTCGACCATGGGCTCGGTCCCGAACGTGGGTCTGATGGCGCAGAAGGCCGAGGAGTACGGCAGCCACGACAAGACCTTCGAGATCCCCACCACGGGTACGGTCCGCCTGGTCGACCAGGACGGCAACGTCGTCCTGGAGCAGACGGTGTCCGCCGGTGACATCTTCCGCGCCTGCCAGACCAAGGACGCCCCGATCCGCGACTGGGTGAAGCTGGCCGTCACCCGCGCCCGCGCCACCGGCGACCCGGCGGTGTTCTGGCTGGACGAGGACCGCGCCCACGACGCCAACCTCATCGCCAAGGTGAAGCAGTACCTCACCGAGCACGACACCGAGGGCCTGGACATCCGGATCCTGAACCCGGTCGAGGCGACCAAGCTGTCGGTGGAGCGCATCCGCCGCGGCGAGAACACCATCTCCGTCACGGGCAACGTGCTGCGCGACTACCTGACCGACCTGTTCCCGATCCTGGAGCTGGGCACCAGCGCCAAGATGCTGTCGGTCGTCCCGCTGATGGCGGGCGGCGGCCTGTTCGAGACGGGCGCCGGCGGCTCCGCGCCGAAGCACGTGCAGCAGCTGGTCAAGGAGAACTACCTGCGCTGGGACTCGCTCGGCGAGTTCTTCGCCCTGGTGCCGTCGCTGGAGCAGTACGCGGCGACCACCGGCAACACCCGCGCCAAGGTCCTCGCCGACGCCCTCGACCGCGCCACGGCGACCTTCCTCAACGAGGACAAGTCCCCGACCCGTCGCGTCGGCGGCATCGACAACCGCGGCAGCCACTTCTACCTGTCCCTGTACTGGGCGCAGGAGCTGGCGCGGCAGACCGAGGACGCGGACCTGGCGAAGGCCTTCGGTCCGCTCGCCGAGACGCTCGCCGCGAACGAGCAGAAGATCGTCGACGAGCTGAACGCCGTCCAGGGCAAGCCGGCCGAGATCGGCGGCTACTACCAGCCCGACCCGGCCAAGGCCGCCGAGGTCATGCGTCCGTCCGCCACGTGGAACGAGGCGCTGGCGTCCCTGAGCTGA
- a CDS encoding N-formylglutamate amidohydrolase, whose amino-acid sequence MTDAPPSFEFLPGAPDSPVILHVPHSAREIPGDVRAGLVPADAALERELDHITDAHTAAIAAVAAGAAGVAPWRFVNRLSRLVVDPERFPDEREEMLAVGMGAVYTRTTHKEVLRADGFDAAPLIERYFRPYARAMSEAVADRLAATGRAVIIDVHSYPSAPLPYELHGDGPRPEVCLGTDSFHTPAGLLDAARAAFAPCGETGLDSPFAGTYVPLEYYGKRAEVTALMVEIRRDTYMSEPGGPAGPGLHRLASALATLVDAVSP is encoded by the coding sequence ATGACCGATGCACCGCCGTCCTTCGAGTTCCTGCCGGGTGCTCCGGACTCCCCCGTGATCCTGCATGTGCCGCATTCCGCGCGGGAGATACCGGGTGACGTGCGCGCCGGGCTCGTGCCGGCGGACGCCGCGCTGGAGCGGGAGCTCGACCACATCACCGACGCCCACACCGCCGCCATCGCGGCGGTGGCGGCCGGTGCGGCCGGTGTCGCGCCGTGGCGGTTCGTGAACCGGCTCTCTCGCCTGGTCGTCGATCCGGAGCGGTTCCCGGACGAGCGGGAGGAGATGCTGGCGGTCGGGATGGGCGCGGTCTACACCCGGACCACGCACAAGGAGGTGCTGCGCGCCGACGGGTTCGACGCCGCGCCGCTGATCGAGCGGTACTTCCGTCCGTACGCCCGGGCGATGTCGGAGGCGGTCGCCGACCGGCTCGCCGCGACCGGGCGGGCCGTGATCATCGACGTGCACTCGTACCCGAGCGCTCCGCTCCCCTACGAGCTGCACGGCGACGGGCCGCGGCCGGAGGTCTGCCTGGGCACCGACTCCTTCCACACGCCGGCCGGGCTGCTCGACGCCGCCCGTGCGGCGTTCGCGCCCTGCGGGGAGACGGGGCTGGACAGCCCGTTCGCCGGGACGTACGTGCCGCTGGAGTACTACGGGAAGCGTGCGGAGGTCACGGCGCTGATGGTGGAGATCCGACGGGACACCTACATGTCCGAACCGGGCGGCCCCGCGGGCCCGGGCCTGCACCGACTCGCCTCGGCACTCGCCACCCTCGTCGACGCCGTCTCCCCCTGA
- a CDS encoding RNA polymerase sigma factor → MERTEVGVLVQSAVDGDAAAWKAIVEGLGPLVWSVVRAHRLSDADAHEVYQTVWFRFTQHLGRIREPEKAGSWLASTARHECLKVHRNARRLMLTDDPEMLDGISEDGTPEQSVLETEEAAAQSERVRRLWQEFEELGERCRQLLRVLIASPPPSYQEVSAALGIAVGSIGPLRQRCLRRLRARLEARGTW, encoded by the coding sequence GTGGAGCGTACTGAAGTCGGCGTGTTGGTCCAGTCAGCTGTCGACGGCGACGCGGCGGCCTGGAAGGCGATCGTGGAAGGGCTGGGCCCACTCGTGTGGTCCGTGGTGCGCGCGCACCGGCTCTCCGACGCCGACGCGCACGAGGTCTACCAGACCGTGTGGTTCCGGTTCACCCAGCATCTGGGGCGGATCCGGGAACCGGAGAAGGCGGGCTCCTGGCTGGCCAGCACCGCGCGCCACGAGTGCCTGAAGGTGCACAGGAACGCGCGGCGGCTGATGCTGACGGACGATCCGGAGATGCTGGACGGGATCAGCGAGGACGGCACGCCGGAGCAGTCGGTGCTGGAGACCGAGGAGGCGGCCGCGCAGAGCGAGCGCGTGCGGCGGCTGTGGCAGGAGTTCGAGGAACTGGGCGAGCGGTGCAGGCAGTTGCTGCGCGTGCTGATCGCCTCTCCGCCGCCCAGTTATCAGGAGGTGTCCGCCGCGCTCGGTATCGCGGTGGGCAGCATCGGGCCGCTGCGCCAGCGCTGTCTGCGCCGGCTGCGGGCCCGGCTCGAGGCACGGGGGACGTGGTGA